The following are from one region of the Silene latifolia isolate original U9 population chromosome 9, ASM4854445v1, whole genome shotgun sequence genome:
- the LOC141600526 gene encoding strychnine-10-hydroxylase-like — protein sequence MFCLIDFGFSPYGPYWRDIRKITTVKLLSNQRVEMLKNVRISELILAIQDIYENRNKQSVVDMKQWFNDVSLNSSVRLIAGKSLKEIYQGEKYNKVSKALIDFFELAGVFVPADALPFLRWFDIGGYENTMKKVAQEIDQVAEEWLDEHKNRKDSEKRDFMDVLLGLYEAEEERPNTKYGTDTVIKANCMYKTRAKKNARVDINH from the exons ATGTTTTGTCTTATTGATTTTG GTTTTTCCCCGTATGGCCCGTACTGGCGTGACATACGAAAGATCACTACAGTTAAGCTACTGTCGAATCAGAGAGTCGAAATGCTCAAAAATGTTAGAATATCAGAGCTAATATTAGCCATACAGGACATCTACGAAAACCGGAATAAACAGTCGGTAGTAGACATGAAGCAATGGTTCAATGACGTAAGCTTGAATTCGTCGGTTAGATTAATTGCTGGGAAATCATTAAAGGAAATCTACCAAGGCGAAAAATATAACAAGGTTTCGAAAGCATTAATAGACTTCTTTGAGCTCGCAGGCGTTTTTGTTCCTGCTGATGCACTTCCATTCTTGAGATGGTTTGATATCGGAGGGTACGAGAATACCATGAAGAAGGTTGCGCAAGAGATCGATCAAGTTGCTGAAGAATGGCTTGATGAACATAAAAATAGGAAAGATTCCGAGAAGCGGGATTTCATGGATGTCCTGCTCGGCTTATATGAGGCCGAGGAGGAAAGGCCTAATACCAAGTACGGAACAGATACAGTCATTAAAGCTAATTGCATG TataaaacccgtgcaaaaaaaaatgcacgggtcgatATTAATCATTAA